In Devosia sp. XK-2, one DNA window encodes the following:
- a CDS encoding DUF2214 family protein, translating to MDWDLVLAGGHHLAVFTLVAIFAAEFALVRPGLSGQRVTQLARIDGAYGAVAVLVIAIGLLRIFFGAVDPSYYWGNHAFWGKMGAFLIVGLLSVPPTLAYRRWAKAGQGDANYAPSNTEIATSRRFIHLQALFLAFIPLFAATMARGYGS from the coding sequence ATGGATTGGGATCTGGTTCTGGCCGGCGGGCACCACCTGGCCGTATTCACCCTGGTCGCGATTTTTGCGGCAGAGTTCGCCCTGGTGCGCCCGGGCCTGTCGGGCCAGCGCGTCACGCAATTGGCGCGGATCGACGGCGCCTATGGGGCCGTCGCCGTGCTGGTCATTGCCATTGGGCTCTTGCGCATCTTTTTCGGCGCTGTGGACCCCAGCTATTATTGGGGCAATCATGCCTTTTGGGGAAAGATGGGTGCATTCCTCATTGTGGGCCTGCTCAGCGTACCGCCTACCCTTGCCTATCGGCGCTGGGCAAAAGCAGGACAGGGCGACGCCAACTACGCGCCTTCAAATACCGAAATTGCAACAAGCCGGCGGTTCATCCACCTTCAGGCGTTATTTCTGGCCTTTATCCCGCTCTTTGCTGCCACCATGGCCCGCGGCTATGGGAGCTGA
- a CDS encoding adenosine kinase, translated as MTQTRFDVLTIGNAIVDIIAPVEAGFIEREGMSEGIMHLIDTDRAEDLYAKMPLGRQQISGGSAANTAAGVASLGGRAAFVGKVADDPLGDVFEADLDTIGVHYNTSRLKNGALTARSMIFVSDDGERTMNTYLGACHELTERDIKPDEIGGAAITYMEGFLWDPVEAKKAFVLAAHYAHKHERAAAFTLSDPFCVDRYRAEFLDLIRSKTIDYVFANVNELKSLYETDDLGEAVREIAKDAEVAAITMGAEGAMAVFNGEVVSVPAFPVDKVVDATGAGDLFASGFLLGLARGQTMDAALRTGCLAASEVISHIGARPQLDLEELSQRHGLAG; from the coding sequence ATGACCCAGACCCGTTTCGATGTGCTCACCATCGGCAATGCCATCGTCGATATCATTGCCCCTGTAGAGGCCGGCTTCATCGAGCGCGAGGGCATGTCCGAGGGCATCATGCATCTGATCGACACCGATCGGGCCGAGGACCTCTATGCCAAGATGCCGCTCGGCCGGCAGCAGATTTCGGGCGGTTCGGCCGCCAATACGGCGGCAGGCGTCGCCTCGCTGGGCGGTCGCGCCGCCTTTGTGGGCAAGGTCGCCGATGACCCGTTGGGCGACGTCTTCGAGGCGGACCTGGACACCATTGGCGTCCACTACAATACCTCCCGGCTCAAGAATGGCGCCCTCACGGCCCGCTCCATGATCTTCGTCTCTGACGATGGCGAGCGCACCATGAACACCTATCTCGGCGCCTGCCATGAGCTGACCGAGCGTGACATCAAGCCCGACGAAATCGGCGGCGCCGCCATCACCTATATGGAAGGCTTTTTGTGGGACCCGGTCGAGGCCAAGAAAGCCTTCGTGCTGGCCGCCCACTACGCCCACAAGCATGAGCGCGCTGCCGCCTTCACCCTTTCCGACCCCTTCTGTGTCGACCGCTACCGCGCCGAATTTCTCGATCTCATCCGCTCAAAGACCATCGACTATGTCTTTGCCAATGTGAATGAATTGAAATCGCTCTACGAGACCGACGATCTGGGCGAAGCGGTGCGCGAAATCGCCAAGGATGCGGAAGTGGCCGCCATCACCATGGGCGCCGAGGGCGCCATGGCCGTCTTCAACGGCGAAGTGGTTTCCGTACCGGCCTTCCCGGTCGACAAGGTTGTGGATGCCACCGGCGCCGGCGATCTTTTCGCCTCAGGCTTCCTGCTCGGCCTGGCGCGCGGCCAGACCATGGATGCGGCATTAAGGACCGGGTGCCTCGCGGCTTCCGAAGTCATTTCCCATATTGGCGCAAGACCGCAGCTTGATCTCGAAGAGCTGAGCCAGAGGCATGGTTTGGCGGGGTGA
- a CDS encoding 2,3-bisphosphoglycerate-dependent phosphoglycerate mutase, with protein MSGTLILVRHGQSEWNLKNLFTGWRNPNLTEKGEGEARATGKALKAAGVVPDYYFTSGLRRAQHTLDLMLEEMGIENVTITRNIALNERDYGDLAGLNKDDAREKWGEEQVHIWRRSFDVPPPGGESLKDTAARTLPYYEAEILPLLKQGKTVLVAAHGNSLRALVMAIEGLTPDEILAREIGTGEPTTYKIGPDGKLVERVKL; from the coding sequence ATGAGCGGTACGCTGATCCTGGTGCGTCATGGCCAGAGCGAATGGAACCTCAAGAACCTCTTCACCGGCTGGCGCAATCCGAACCTGACCGAAAAGGGTGAAGGCGAGGCCCGCGCCACCGGCAAGGCCCTTAAGGCCGCCGGTGTGGTGCCGGACTATTACTTCACCTCCGGCCTGCGCCGGGCCCAGCACACGCTGGACCTGATGCTGGAGGAAATGGGCATCGAGAACGTCACCATCACCCGCAATATCGCCCTCAATGAGCGCGACTATGGTGACCTGGCTGGCCTCAACAAGGACGATGCGCGCGAAAAGTGGGGCGAGGAACAGGTCCATATCTGGCGCCGGTCCTTCGACGTGCCCCCGCCGGGCGGCGAAAGCCTCAAGGATACCGCGGCGCGCACCCTGCCCTATTACGAGGCCGAAATCCTGCCGCTGCTCAAGCAGGGCAAGACCGTTCTGGTCGCCGCCCATGGCAATTCGCTGCGTGCTTTGGTCATGGCCATTGAAGGCCTGACCCCGGACGAAATTCTCGCCCGCGAGATCGGCACCGGCGAGCCGACCACCTATAAGATCGGCCCGGATGGGAAACTGGTCGAGCGCGTGAAGCTTTAG
- a CDS encoding phage minor head protein: protein MVRADGEQRLISKARRRAFDTYLRFGHKIDPLATTDGEYKEVGLGQEPVVAKTRFYVWRTVGDDRVRPKHEAREGRIFARNDPPDGGPPGTERNCRCWAESYFGDPGIADELQPLRHVRQVAATGTELWSSIESLSRPDGSLAESFVALRDGTRIQSKFWRTLVSRTITLAGGGKVRIDREAGRQQVYLGNESEPLFRSAWTLGGPRVTHAQRRMAFMGDADTLLEPDFRPDRVDPFRDPNPQILSPNPMLDLFGAGGGLDLLGAAFLALHMAQQEAPASQGMAEDERSVISFRAWSASGERNALPLLVDSLTEERLRQSCKYLPDAQRWTDEAAQLLSQERWTMSAQTWGTKVHLAVKNMVEDLRKNSAEADKILRAELSMTIDEERVPYGTSGSTRLDILEDRKGDMGAVCVYDIKTSNYGLTAARVKKIADLVREHFDAKMFFVIELRPSR, encoded by the coding sequence ATGGTGCGTGCAGATGGCGAACAACGACTGATTAGCAAGGCGCGGCGGCGCGCCTTCGACACCTATCTCCGGTTTGGCCACAAGATCGATCCTCTCGCGACGACTGATGGCGAGTACAAGGAAGTCGGCTTGGGCCAAGAGCCCGTCGTAGCTAAAACGCGCTTCTATGTGTGGAGAACAGTCGGCGATGATCGCGTTCGCCCTAAACACGAAGCGCGCGAGGGCCGCATATTTGCCCGGAATGATCCGCCGGATGGCGGACCACCCGGTACCGAGCGCAATTGCCGGTGTTGGGCCGAATCCTATTTCGGCGATCCGGGCATAGCGGATGAGCTGCAGCCCCTGCGGCACGTCCGGCAGGTCGCCGCAACCGGTACAGAACTGTGGTCCTCGATCGAATCACTGTCTCGACCGGATGGCAGCCTGGCGGAAAGCTTCGTTGCCTTGCGAGACGGCACGCGCATTCAATCGAAATTTTGGCGTACGCTCGTTTCCCGAACGATTACTTTGGCCGGTGGCGGCAAGGTCCGCATTGACCGCGAAGCCGGACGTCAACAGGTCTATCTAGGCAATGAGTCCGAGCCTCTCTTTCGATCTGCTTGGACGCTGGGTGGTCCACGTGTGACACACGCCCAAAGGCGCATGGCCTTCATGGGAGACGCGGACACATTGCTGGAGCCGGATTTTCGGCCTGACCGCGTTGATCCATTCCGCGATCCTAACCCGCAGATATTGTCGCCCAATCCGATGCTCGACCTGTTTGGGGCCGGCGGCGGCCTGGACCTGCTCGGCGCGGCATTCCTTGCGCTCCACATGGCGCAACAGGAAGCTCCGGCGAGCCAGGGCATGGCGGAGGACGAGCGATCCGTCATCAGCTTTCGCGCGTGGAGTGCAAGTGGCGAGCGAAACGCCTTGCCGCTATTGGTCGACAGTCTGACCGAAGAACGATTGCGCCAATCGTGCAAATACCTACCAGATGCGCAGCGCTGGACAGATGAAGCGGCGCAACTATTGTCGCAGGAGCGGTGGACCATGAGCGCGCAAACCTGGGGAACCAAGGTGCATCTAGCGGTCAAGAACATGGTGGAGGATCTGAGAAAGAATTCTGCGGAAGCGGACAAAATCCTTCGAGCAGAACTGAGTATGACGATCGACGAAGAACGTGTGCCCTATGGCACCAGTGGCAGCACACGGCTCGATATCCTAGAGGACCGAAAGGGAGATATGGGGGCGGTCTGCGTCTATGATATCAAAACCAGCAACTACGGGCTGACCGCCGCGAGGGTTAAGAAAATAGCGGACCTAGTGCGAGAACACTTCGACGCTAAGATGTTCTTCGTCATTGAGCTAAGGCCCAGTCGATGA
- the dapB gene encoding 4-hydroxy-tetrahydrodipicolinate reductase, translated as MTRLRIIVAGAGGRMGQANIAAIAAHDDVELVGALDRAGSASIGKDAGSLAGLEPLGVTVSDDAGALFDNADAIIDFTAPTASVALAELAAKKGLIHIIGTTGCSEADDAAIAAAAVAGARIVKSGNFSPGMVALTVLVEKAARALGDYDVEVLEMHHNKKVDAPSGTALMLGEAAARGRNINLKDHSVRVRDGHTGPREADTIGFATLRGGNVIGDHMVILAGQSERIELNHRAQDRTIYANGAVKAALWAAGQKPGLYSMADVLGLND; from the coding sequence ATGACCAGATTGCGCATCATCGTGGCCGGGGCGGGCGGCCGCATGGGCCAGGCCAATATTGCCGCCATTGCCGCCCATGACGATGTGGAACTGGTTGGGGCGCTGGACCGCGCCGGTTCTGCCTCTATAGGCAAGGACGCGGGAAGCCTGGCCGGGCTCGAGCCGCTTGGTGTGACGGTCAGCGACGATGCTGGGGCACTGTTCGACAATGCCGATGCCATTATCGACTTCACCGCCCCAACGGCCAGCGTCGCCCTGGCAGAACTGGCCGCAAAAAAGGGTCTCATCCATATTATCGGCACCACAGGCTGTTCCGAGGCTGATGATGCAGCAATTGCCGCTGCCGCTGTGGCAGGCGCGCGCATTGTCAAATCGGGCAATTTTTCTCCCGGCATGGTGGCCCTGACGGTGCTGGTCGAAAAGGCGGCCCGGGCGCTTGGCGACTATGATGTCGAAGTGCTCGAAATGCACCACAACAAGAAAGTCGACGCTCCCTCGGGCACCGCCCTGATGCTGGGCGAGGCGGCGGCGCGCGGCCGCAATATCAATTTGAAGGACCATTCGGTGCGGGTGCGCGATGGCCATACCGGCCCACGCGAAGCGGACACGATCGGCTTTGCGACCCTGCGCGGCGGCAATGTCATTGGCGATCACATGGTGATCCTGGCCGGACAGTCCGAACGTATTGAACTCAACCATCGGGCCCAGGATCGCACCATCTATGCCAATGGCGCGGTCAAGGCGGCACTCTGGGCTGCCGGGCAGAAGCCCGGCCTTTATTCCATGGCCGATGTGCTCGGCCTCAACGACTGA
- the pyrF gene encoding orotidine-5'-phosphate decarboxylase, with the protein MTGQLIVGLDVSTRARAEEIVSLLGDSVDFYKIGYQCFYGADGLNLGKALLAAGKKVFFDLKLLDIDNTVEKGVAAIAETGATMLTVHAYPKALRAAQKGAQGSPLTILGVTVLTSMDDEDVKEAGYARDAAGLVALRAQQAREIGIGGVVASAREAEMVRTIVGKNMAVVTPGIRPAGAELGDQKRAMTPADALSAGASHLVVARPIIAAADPTAAAKAILAEMAGKRVSVA; encoded by the coding sequence ATGACTGGCCAGTTGATCGTGGGCCTTGATGTTTCCACGCGCGCCCGCGCCGAAGAGATCGTCTCACTCCTGGGTGACAGCGTCGATTTCTACAAGATCGGCTATCAGTGCTTTTACGGCGCCGATGGGCTTAATCTGGGCAAGGCGCTGCTGGCCGCGGGTAAGAAGGTCTTTTTCGATCTCAAACTGCTCGATATCGACAATACGGTCGAAAAGGGCGTGGCGGCCATTGCCGAGACCGGCGCCACTATGCTCACCGTCCATGCCTATCCCAAGGCGCTGCGCGCTGCCCAGAAGGGGGCCCAAGGCAGCCCGCTAACCATTCTGGGCGTCACCGTCCTCACCTCCATGGACGATGAAGACGTCAAAGAAGCCGGTTATGCCCGCGACGCGGCGGGCCTGGTTGCCCTGCGCGCCCAGCAGGCCCGCGAAATCGGCATTGGCGGCGTCGTCGCCTCGGCCCGCGAGGCGGAAATGGTGCGCACCATCGTTGGCAAGAACATGGCCGTGGTCACCCCTGGCATCCGCCCGGCCGGTGCGGAGCTGGGCGACCAGAAACGCGCCATGACCCCCGCCGATGCGCTCAGCGCCGGCGCCTCCCACCTGGTCGTCGCCCGCCCCATCATCGCCGCAGCCGACCCGACCGCAGCGGCGAAAGCGATTCTGGCAGAGATGGCGGGGAAAAGGGTGAGCGTGGCTTAG
- a CDS encoding TetR/AcrR family transcriptional regulator — MSTSASNSPYHHGNLRQALLEAALVILEQEGEAGLGLRDLARAVGVSPAAPYRHFASRAALLEALAVTGFQRFAARMEAVAASAPDDPMAAMGKTYVVFALQNANLFRLMFSPQLKKDGRPGLRMAADAAFETLRHLVGGDVRAGRIKALAAWAKVHGLAVLLLDGQIAIRAGEDTEKLIEEIISSL, encoded by the coding sequence ATGTCAACATCGGCGTCCAACAGCCCCTATCACCACGGCAATCTCCGCCAGGCTTTGCTGGAGGCGGCGCTGGTCATTCTCGAGCAGGAGGGCGAGGCAGGGCTGGGCCTGCGCGATCTGGCGCGGGCGGTGGGCGTGTCGCCGGCGGCACCCTATCGGCATTTCGCCAGCCGCGCCGCGCTGCTCGAAGCCTTGGCGGTCACCGGTTTCCAGCGCTTTGCCGCGCGCATGGAGGCCGTGGCGGCTAGCGCTCCGGACGATCCCATGGCGGCTATGGGCAAGACCTATGTGGTTTTTGCCCTGCAGAACGCGAACCTGTTCCGGCTGATGTTTTCCCCGCAATTGAAGAAGGATGGCCGGCCGGGCCTGCGCATGGCGGCCGATGCCGCTTTCGAGACGCTGCGCCATCTGGTTGGGGGCGATGTTCGGGCCGGACGCATCAAGGCGCTGGCCGCCTGGGCCAAGGTTCATGGCCTAGCCGTGCTGCTGCTCGATGGCCAGATCGCCATCCGCGCCGGCGAGGACACTGAAAAGCTGATCGAGGAGATCATTTCCTCGCTTTAG
- a CDS encoding MarR family transcriptional regulator: MQQQALAAMVAWMRLDTALKAFEAALKRDHKITALQLAVLHIVAERPHIPLAALRKALLAHPATLGQAIDDLRRKELCKVRTNPDDRRARNVFLTEAGAALVHAVPMAGPMRLRDVEGETERLDRLTPALNDALNLFGLESWTGR; encoded by the coding sequence ATGCAGCAACAGGCATTGGCGGCCATGGTGGCCTGGATGCGGCTCGACACCGCTCTCAAGGCCTTTGAGGCCGCACTCAAGCGCGATCACAAAATCACCGCGCTGCAATTGGCCGTGCTGCATATCGTGGCCGAGCGGCCCCATATTCCACTCGCGGCCCTGCGCAAGGCCCTGCTCGCCCACCCCGCCACTCTGGGTCAGGCCATCGATGATCTGCGGCGCAAGGAGTTGTGCAAGGTGCGCACCAATCCCGATGACCGGCGGGCGCGCAATGTGTTTCTGACCGAAGCGGGCGCAGCGCTGGTCCATGCCGTGCCCATGGCCGGGCCGATGCGGCTGCGCGACGTCGAGGGTGAAACCGAGCGGCTGGACCGCCTGACCCCCGCGCTCAACGACGCGCTGAACCTGTTTGGGCTGGAGAGCTGGACGGGGCGTTAG
- a CDS encoding phosphoribosyl-ATP diphosphatase → MTLEELEARIGLRAAASPEDSYTAKLIARGINKAAQKLGEEATEAVIAAVTHDRAELVKESADLLYHLLVVLKAEGVPLAEVMAELDARTAQSGLAEKAARGTKS, encoded by the coding sequence ATGACCCTTGAAGAGCTTGAAGCGCGCATTGGCCTGCGCGCCGCCGCCTCGCCCGAGGACAGCTATACCGCCAAGCTGATCGCCCGCGGCATCAACAAGGCCGCCCAGAAACTGGGTGAGGAAGCCACCGAAGCGGTGATTGCCGCGGTGACCCATGACCGGGCCGAGTTGGTCAAGGAAAGCGCCGACCTGCTCTATCATCTGTTGGTGGTTCTGAAGGCCGAGGGCGTGCCGCTCGCCGAGGTCATGGCTGAGCTCGATGCCCGTACCGCCCAGTCGGGCCTGGCCGAAAAGGCGGCAAGGGGGACCAAGTCGTAA
- a CDS encoding VOC family protein, protein MTLTNVLAGIAVEDLGHSLVWYEYLFGRPADARTMVDVAEWKLPGGGWVHVMSDEDRAGASVVMLIVDDIAEELARLELHGIKPVAKAIGDFFKTAKLRDPDGNLIILSQPQQGTY, encoded by the coding sequence ATGACTCTTACCAATGTGCTGGCCGGGATTGCCGTGGAAGATCTCGGCCATTCGCTGGTCTGGTACGAATATTTGTTCGGCCGCCCGGCCGATGCGCGCACCATGGTCGATGTGGCCGAATGGAAATTGCCCGGTGGCGGCTGGGTGCATGTGATGAGCGATGAGGACCGGGCCGGGGCCAGCGTGGTCATGCTGATCGTGGACGATATTGCCGAAGAGCTGGCAAGGCTGGAACTGCATGGCATCAAGCCGGTGGCCAAGGCGATTGGCGACTTCTTCAAGACCGCCAAGCTCCGCGACCCCGACGGGAACCTGATCATCCTCAGCCAGCCGCAGCAGGGGACGTATTAG
- the coaA gene encoding type I pantothenate kinase — MAKRPAALDPYRTFTKDQWSDLRNGQPMTLTAEDIDRLRALTDPISLAEAEEVYLPLSRLLSYYVEAIQGLHHVSSRFLNTPGDKVPFIIGVAGSVAVGKSTTSRILRALLSRWPSSPKVDLVTTDGFLYPNKVLEARGLMQRKGFPESYDRARFVNFLGDIKSGRSKVAVPVYSHLVYDVVPGEEVIIDRPDILIVEGLNILQPGELPRDGKPIVFASDFIDFSIYIDADVEDLRDWYLTRFFRLRDTAFRDPTSFFRKFSEMSEEEAGVFGRNVWETINLPNLLENVLPTRGRADLILKKGKDHRVDEVKLKRL, encoded by the coding sequence ATGGCCAAGCGTCCCGCCGCCCTCGACCCCTATCGCACCTTCACCAAGGACCAGTGGAGCGATCTCCGGAACGGCCAGCCCATGACGCTGACGGCCGAAGATATCGACCGGCTGCGCGCCCTGACCGACCCGATTTCGCTGGCCGAGGCCGAAGAGGTTTACCTGCCGCTTTCGCGCCTGCTCTCCTATTATGTCGAGGCCATCCAGGGCCTGCACCACGTGTCTTCGCGCTTCCTCAATACGCCGGGCGACAAGGTACCCTTCATCATCGGCGTCGCCGGTTCCGTAGCGGTGGGTAAATCGACCACCTCGCGCATTTTGCGCGCGCTTCTCTCGCGCTGGCCCTCGAGCCCCAAGGTCGATCTTGTGACCACCGACGGCTTTCTCTATCCCAACAAAGTGCTCGAAGCGCGCGGGCTGATGCAGCGCAAGGGCTTTCCGGAAAGCTATGACCGCGCCCGCTTCGTCAATTTTCTGGGCGATATCAAATCGGGCCGGTCCAAGGTGGCGGTGCCGGTCTATTCGCACCTGGTCTATGACGTGGTGCCGGGCGAGGAAGTGATCATCGACCGGCCGGACATCCTCATCGTCGAGGGGCTCAATATTCTCCAGCCCGGCGAATTGCCGCGCGACGGCAAGCCGATTGTCTTTGCCTCGGACTTCATCGATTTTTCCATCTATATCGATGCTGATGTCGAGGACTTGCGCGACTGGTATCTCACCCGCTTCTTCCGTCTGCGCGACACCGCCTTCCGCGACCCCACCTCCTTTTTCCGCAAATTTTCGGAAATGAGCGAGGAAGAGGCGGGCGTTTTCGGCCGCAATGTCTGGGAGACGATCAACCTGCCCAACCTGCTCGAAAACGTGCTGCCCACCCGCGGCCGCGCCGACCTGATTCTCAAAAAGGGCAAGGATCACCGGGTCGATGAGGTGAAGCTGAAACGGCTTTGA
- a CDS encoding bifunctional helix-turn-helix domain-containing protein/methylated-DNA--[protein]-cysteine S-methyltransferase codes for MNQLLTLTPDSDYDTIRAAIRYLSENGPDATDMARFSRALGLTERQLTDLFRRWCGLSPKSFAQAVALDHAKSLLREKASVLDTTYEVGLSSTSRLHDLFVTYEAMPPGIFRAQGEGLDMVWGVAPSPFGTAVVTATEYGISGLGFADAETSIEDALADLANRWPKARFTRNDARIAALAAGIFEPGRWSPDHPVRVVLIGTDFEVKVWETLLKIPCGKATTYSSVAQHIGRPSASRAVGAAVGKNPISFVVPCHRVVGTSGALTGYHWGVPRKRAILGWEAGVVSAAH; via the coding sequence ATGAACCAGCTCCTGACGCTGACGCCGGACAGCGATTACGACACCATCCGCGCCGCCATCCGCTATTTGAGCGAAAATGGCCCCGACGCCACCGATATGGCGCGCTTCTCCCGCGCGCTGGGCCTGACCGAGCGACAATTGACGGACCTCTTCCGCCGCTGGTGCGGCCTCAGCCCCAAAAGCTTCGCCCAGGCGGTCGCGCTCGATCACGCCAAGAGCCTTTTGCGCGAAAAGGCCAGCGTGCTCGACACCACCTATGAAGTGGGGCTCAGCTCCACCTCGCGGCTGCACGATCTTTTCGTCACCTATGAAGCCATGCCACCGGGCATCTTCCGCGCCCAGGGCGAGGGGCTGGACATGGTCTGGGGCGTCGCGCCATCGCCCTTCGGCACCGCCGTGGTCACGGCCACCGAATATGGCATTTCGGGCCTGGGCTTTGCCGATGCGGAGACCAGTATCGAGGATGCGCTTGCCGATCTCGCCAATCGCTGGCCCAAGGCCCGGTTCACCCGCAATGATGCCCGCATTGCCGCGCTCGCCGCCGGCATATTCGAGCCAGGCCGCTGGTCGCCGGATCACCCTGTGCGCGTGGTGCTGATCGGCACCGATTTCGAGGTCAAGGTCTGGGAAACGCTGCTCAAAATCCCCTGCGGCAAGGCCACCACCTATTCCAGCGTCGCCCAACATATCGGACGGCCCAGCGCTTCGCGGGCCGTCGGTGCCGCAGTGGGCAAGAATCCAATCAGCTTTGTCGTGCCCTGCCATCGCGTGGTCGGCACATCAGGCGCGCTGACCGGCTACCACTGGGGCGTGCCGCGCAAGCGGGCGATCCTGGGCTGGGAGGCCGGGGTGGTCTCGGCCGCGCATTGA
- a CDS encoding NADAR family protein, whose product MTQYDPDAIYFYAQTEAYAEFSNFAPYGVAIDDVWWRTVEHYFQAQKFDDPTYRERIRGCTQPKQAKALGMTRALPIRADWDDVRDEIMQRAVTTKFATHAALAEMLLATGNRQIVENAPMDYYWGCGADGTGQNRLGLILMAVRETLRHSAPIAAGHGGSKERDKGQK is encoded by the coding sequence ATGACCCAATATGACCCCGACGCGATCTATTTTTATGCCCAGACTGAGGCCTATGCGGAATTTTCCAATTTCGCGCCCTATGGCGTGGCCATTGACGATGTGTGGTGGCGCACCGTCGAGCACTATTTTCAGGCGCAGAAATTTGACGATCCGACCTATCGCGAACGGATAAGGGGCTGCACCCAGCCCAAACAAGCCAAGGCCCTGGGCATGACCCGCGCTTTGCCTATCAGGGCTGATTGGGACGATGTGCGCGACGAGATCATGCAGCGCGCCGTGACGACAAAGTTTGCCACCCATGCGGCGTTGGCCGAAATGTTGCTCGCGACGGGCAATCGCCAGATCGTGGAAAACGCGCCCATGGACTATTATTGGGGCTGCGGTGCAGATGGCACGGGGCAGAACCGTTTGGGCCTGATCCTCATGGCAGTGCGGGAAACCCTTCGCCACTCAGCTCCCATAGCCGCGGGCCATGGTGGCAGCAAAGAGCGGGATAAAGGCCAGAAATAA
- the nth gene encoding endonuclease III: MASVKKVKKLNRADAEAIFTRFHEIEPEPKGELDYINAFTLLVAVVLSAQATDVGVNKATKRLFELAPTPAAMVALGVEQITELIKTIGLYRGKAKNVFALSQMLIDKHGGEVPDDRAALEALPGVGRKTANVVLNIYFKQPTIAVDTHLFRVSNRTGLAPGKTPLEVELALAKQVPERFMLHAHHWLILHGRYICKARKPECWRCPISQWCGFEPKSSLPNRA, from the coding sequence ATGGCGAGTGTCAAAAAAGTGAAAAAGCTCAATCGCGCCGATGCGGAGGCGATTTTTACGCGCTTTCACGAGATCGAGCCCGAGCCCAAGGGCGAACTGGACTATATCAATGCCTTTACCCTGCTGGTGGCTGTAGTGCTCTCGGCCCAGGCGACCGACGTTGGCGTTAATAAGGCGACCAAACGCCTGTTCGAATTGGCCCCCACACCCGCCGCCATGGTGGCTTTGGGGGTCGAGCAGATCACCGAACTGATCAAGACCATCGGGCTTTATCGCGGCAAGGCCAAGAACGTCTTCGCCCTCTCCCAGATGCTGATCGACAAGCATGGCGGCGAGGTGCCGGACGATCGCGCCGCGCTCGAGGCCCTGCCCGGGGTGGGCCGCAAGACCGCCAATGTGGTGCTCAATATCTATTTCAAGCAGCCCACCATTGCCGTCGATACCCACCTTTTCCGTGTGAGCAACCGCACCGGTCTGGCGCCGGGCAAGACGCCGCTCGAGGTGGAACTGGCGTTGGCCAAACAGGTGCCGGAGCGGTTCATGCTCCATGCCCATCACTGGCTGATCCTGCATGGCCGCTATATCTGCAAGGCGCGCAAACCTGAATGCTGGCGCTGCCCGATATCCCAATGGTGCGGATTCGAACCTAAATCGTCCCTGCCCAATCGGGCGTGA
- a CDS encoding DUF2244 domain-containing protein: MMQATTTSPLFAATLRPDRSLRLAGGWLGLVLAGIIAAPFLITIPEFVVPGLAAFGAGTAALALLSLRQSRRRRTSQQVTLWPDQIEIATISPDREKLLQRFNPTQVRLRLVRDSFERTTGVFLRTPDGELALGAFLSTADKSSFARAFGAALRKARRSA, encoded by the coding sequence ATGATGCAAGCCACCACAACCAGTCCGCTCTTTGCCGCGACGCTGCGACCGGACAGGTCCTTGCGTCTGGCGGGCGGTTGGCTCGGTCTGGTCCTGGCGGGCATCATCGCCGCGCCGTTCCTGATTACCATTCCCGAATTTGTCGTGCCCGGTCTCGCCGCCTTTGGGGCCGGCACCGCAGCGCTTGCCCTTTTGAGCCTGCGCCAGTCGCGCCGGAGGCGGACCAGCCAGCAGGTCACTCTCTGGCCCGATCAGATCGAGATCGCTACCATCTCTCCGGACCGGGAAAAGCTGCTACAGCGCTTCAATCCCACGCAGGTCCGCCTGCGTCTGGTCCGCGACAGTTTTGAGCGCACCACCGGGGTGTTCCTGCGAACGCCGGATGGCGAGCTGGCGCTGGGCGCATTTCTCTCCACGGCCGACAAATCGAGCTTTGCCCGGGCCTTTGGCGCTGCCCTGCGCAAGGCGCGCCGTTCGGCCTGA